The Bacteroidota bacterium genome contains a region encoding:
- the aspS gene encoding aspartate--tRNA ligase, with translation MLRTNTCGELNINNIDSNVTLCGWVQKSRDLGGMTFIDVRDRYGITQLVFDMESKPELCKQARQVGREFVISATGKVRERSNKNLKISTGEIEIDVDKLTILNKSEIPPFTIDDKTDGGDELRMKYRYLDLRRNVVRNNIKLRHKMAFEVRNYLNSLDFIEVETPVLIKSTPEGARDFIVPSRMNKNEFYALPQSPQVFKQLLMVAGFDKYFQVVKCFRDEDLRADRQPEFTQIDCEMSFVEQEDVLNTFEGLAKHLFKSIMNIEIPETFARISFSDAMKYYGSDKPDLRFEMKISEISEAAKGNNFELFESAEYIGGICAENCGTYSRKQLDKLTKFVQKPQIGAKGLIYIKCNADGSFKSSVDKFYSQDDLQNLAKLFYAKAGDLILILAGEKNHTLKALCELRLEMGERLELRDRNKFVPLWVTDFPLLEWDEETQRFHAMHHPFTSPKNEDIENLEREPEKVRANAYDLVINGVEIGGGSIRIFDKELQQKMFKLLGFTDEEAESQFGFLMNAFRYGAPPHGGIAFGFDRWAALFGGSDSIRDFIAFPKNNSGRDVMIDSPSKISIDQLKELSLKIDSQEKI, from the coding sequence ATGCTTAGAACAAATACTTGCGGAGAATTAAACATCAACAATATAGATTCAAATGTTACACTTTGCGGATGGGTGCAAAAATCAAGAGACCTTGGAGGTATGACTTTCATTGATGTCCGCGACAGATATGGAATCACACAATTGGTTTTCGATATGGAATCGAAACCGGAATTATGCAAACAAGCCAGACAAGTTGGAAGGGAATTTGTAATTTCTGCCACTGGAAAGGTTCGTGAAAGATCGAATAAAAATTTGAAAATCAGTACCGGGGAAATTGAAATTGATGTTGATAAGCTTACAATTTTAAACAAATCGGAAATTCCACCATTTACAATAGATGATAAAACTGATGGTGGCGATGAACTTAGAATGAAATATCGATATTTAGACCTTCGCAGAAATGTAGTAAGAAATAATATAAAACTTCGACACAAAATGGCATTCGAGGTGAGAAATTATCTTAACAGCCTGGATTTTATTGAGGTTGAAACTCCTGTTTTGATAAAATCGACACCTGAAGGTGCCAGAGATTTTATAGTTCCTTCACGAATGAATAAAAATGAGTTTTATGCTTTGCCTCAATCACCGCAGGTATTTAAGCAACTGCTGATGGTGGCAGGATTCGACAAATATTTTCAAGTTGTTAAATGCTTTCGAGACGAAGATCTTAGAGCTGACCGCCAACCTGAATTTACCCAAATAGACTGTGAAATGTCATTCGTAGAGCAAGAAGATGTTTTAAATACATTCGAAGGACTTGCCAAACATTTGTTCAAATCAATTATGAATATTGAAATTCCTGAAACATTTGCGAGAATTTCTTTTTCAGATGCTATGAAATATTATGGTTCGGATAAACCCGATTTAAGATTTGAAATGAAAATTTCGGAAATTTCTGAGGCAGCCAAAGGAAATAATTTTGAGTTGTTCGAAAGTGCAGAATACATAGGTGGAATTTGTGCAGAAAATTGTGGTACGTATTCAAGAAAACAATTAGATAAGCTCACAAAATTTGTTCAGAAACCACAAATTGGAGCAAAAGGTTTGATTTACATAAAGTGCAATGCTGATGGAAGTTTTAAGTCCTCAGTCGATAAATTCTATAGTCAAGACGATTTGCAAAATCTTGCAAAATTATTCTATGCAAAAGCTGGCGATTTAATTCTAATTCTGGCAGGAGAAAAAAATCATACTCTGAAAGCATTGTGTGAACTACGTCTCGAAATGGGAGAAAGATTAGAATTGCGAGATAGAAACAAATTTGTGCCACTTTGGGTAACAGATTTTCCATTGCTCGAATGGGACGAGGAAACTCAAAGATTCCATGCAATGCACCATCCTTTTACTTCTCCAAAAAACGAAGATATTGAAAATTTGGAAAGAGAGCCCGAAAAAGTGAGAGCAAACGCCTACGATTTAGTAATAAATGGAGTTGAAATCGGTGGTGGATCTATAAGAATTTTCGACAAGGAACTTCAGCAAAAAATGTTTAAACTACTTGGCTTCACAGATGAAGAGGCAGAGTCTCAATTCGGATTTCTGATGAATGCTTTTAGATATGGAGCACCTCCACACGGTGGAATTGCATTTGGTTTCGACCGATGGGCAGCTCTTTTTGGTGGATCCGATTCGATACGCGATTTTATTGCATTCCCGAAAAACAATTCAGGTAGAGATGTTATGATTGATTCGCCTTCGAAAATATCAATTGACCAACTAAAAGAATTATCTTTGAAAATAGATAGCCAAGAAAAAATATAA
- a CDS encoding T9SS type A sorting domain-containing protein — MKKYLILSLLLIIVNSIMAQYSTYPIDATDPSFDESYNQTARDTIYIQGDVNGERNNIYFKDITGAPNNSDGYTYIVNKSNIPVVINGTTTSGGGNGFCIVFRNCTNFVLTSSTNTSDPYGIKLYTKKNGAYTDGISFDGKCHDFIIENIEIYGDPNDILVSSNNTAGIYINDPLPYYHVGGGGCAPQNIFERWGNYIDLSTNIFTEGYFIENVILRNNYIHDVGKEGMYIGHSYPYQYSTLTCGQTSYKIFWAELKNIQVYGNITENTGATGIKISNDSLGIVIHDNVIKNYGLKDGMNNAGIFIGGGTFQASVYNNWIENGTGEGIGSKSSYDINIFNNVIKDAGNVPNTDDGHGIYINWYSENPVYSYSAGNGYSIYNNTIIDSEEDGIYIQNSWPSIKKIFNNIIVHNSSNTDINIINGLSTWTNSDNYGTDDISDVKFIDALNSDYNLSMYSPCIDNAFDYPIEFDQNYKSRPTCYGLDKGAFETSILQWQHQTSGSTHTIVIPSTTGMRKVDLATNQQVPLEDGDIIGVFYMTSEYDMACGGYAEWSTTSGTTVIAYGESSTGADDGFEPNERITWVIHDKNENIEYSAWGTNLSYDFVTFTASGNSQLFELVSNQQKIELGKTWDYISTYIHPLCPEIEFVLKEIEPYVDEIQRYKNGLQNGNQDIKQYIPDVINEINDIIPGEGFKIHMNELTHDLRIIGAKVPYNYPILLEDQESLFGYLRYTDEMIETMIANVATDVMYVKDDVGFIYFPGWVNQIGEMKPGEGYYCKLVSNPSNPVTLIYPNTVTKTYNLPMEKPEISYYQDYFKTYNTMGLGIPIDSWDYIPDHGDEIGVFDSQGNLCGAAVFESKNIIFLVHGDDKSSNIKEGLNENEKFAIKVYNSFSGIEREFKVPEWIEGSEKYENDGISIAGKMQEIVPESVVFYPISPNPCKDNFKINFYLLKKESIKVNLFDMFGSKIDNIISKELTKGYHSYNYQLGSLSPGTYLIKLSSKSYNTTKKIVIL; from the coding sequence ATGAAAAAGTATTTAATTCTTAGTTTATTATTAATAATAGTTAATAGTATTATGGCACAGTATAGCACATATCCTATTGATGCAACTGATCCCTCGTTTGATGAATCATATAACCAAACAGCAAGAGATACAATCTATATTCAAGGAGATGTCAATGGCGAAAGAAATAACATTTATTTTAAAGATATTACCGGAGCTCCTAATAATAGTGATGGTTATACATATATTGTTAACAAGAGTAATATTCCTGTTGTAATAAATGGAACAACAACATCAGGAGGAGGAAATGGTTTTTGCATTGTTTTTAGAAATTGCACGAACTTTGTATTAACAAGTAGTACCAATACTTCTGATCCATATGGAATAAAACTTTATACAAAAAAAAATGGAGCTTATACAGATGGAATATCATTTGATGGTAAGTGCCATGACTTTATAATTGAAAATATTGAAATCTATGGTGATCCTAATGACATATTAGTATCTAGTAATAATACAGCAGGGATATATATTAATGATCCACTTCCTTATTATCATGTAGGTGGAGGGGGATGTGCTCCACAAAATATTTTTGAAAGATGGGGAAATTATATAGATTTATCAACTAATATTTTTACTGAAGGATATTTTATTGAAAATGTTATTTTAAGAAACAATTATATTCATGATGTGGGAAAAGAAGGCATGTATATTGGACATTCCTATCCTTATCAATATTCTACTTTAACTTGTGGACAAACAAGCTATAAAATATTTTGGGCTGAATTGAAAAACATACAAGTTTATGGTAATATTACCGAAAACACTGGTGCAACAGGAATAAAAATATCAAATGATAGTCTTGGAATAGTGATCCATGATAATGTAATAAAAAACTATGGACTAAAAGACGGTATGAATAATGCAGGTATTTTTATCGGTGGAGGAACTTTTCAAGCTTCAGTTTATAACAACTGGATTGAAAACGGAACCGGAGAAGGTATTGGTTCAAAAAGCTCATATGATATTAATATCTTTAACAATGTAATAAAAGATGCTGGGAATGTGCCTAATACTGATGATGGTCATGGAATATATATTAATTGGTATTCAGAAAATCCTGTTTATAGTTATAGTGCTGGTAATGGATATAGTATATATAATAATACAATTATTGATTCGGAGGAAGATGGAATATATATTCAAAATTCATGGCCATCTATAAAAAAAATATTCAATAATATTATTGTTCATAACTCTTCAAATACTGATATTAATATTATTAATGGACTATCGACATGGACTAATAGTGATAATTACGGTACTGACGATATCTCTGATGTTAAATTTATTGATGCGTTAAATTCGGATTATAATTTGTCTATGTATTCTCCTTGTATTGATAATGCTTTTGATTATCCAATCGAATTTGATCAAAACTACAAAAGCAGACCAACTTGTTATGGTTTAGATAAAGGGGCATTCGAAACAAGCATATTACAATGGCAACATCAAACTTCAGGATCAACTCATACAATTGTAATACCTAGTACCACAGGTATGAGAAAAGTTGATTTAGCGACAAATCAACAAGTGCCACTTGAGGATGGGGATATAATTGGAGTTTTTTATATGACCAGCGAATATGATATGGCTTGTGGCGGATATGCCGAATGGAGTACAACAAGCGGTACCACTGTAATAGCATATGGTGAATCAAGTACTGGAGCCGATGATGGATTTGAACCAAACGAGAGGATAACATGGGTAATTCATGACAAAAATGAAAACATTGAATATTCTGCTTGGGGCACAAACCTTAGTTATGATTTCGTAACGTTCACAGCAAGTGGCAATTCACAACTTTTCGAACTTGTTTCTAATCAACAAAAAATTGAACTTGGAAAAACCTGGGATTATATTTCGACATATATACATCCCTTATGTCCTGAAATTGAATTCGTTTTAAAAGAGATTGAACCTTATGTTGATGAAATTCAGCGATATAAGAATGGTCTTCAAAATGGAAATCAGGATATAAAACAATATATACCAGATGTAATAAATGAAATAAATGATATAATACCTGGCGAAGGATTTAAAATTCATATGAATGAACTAACACACGATCTTAGAATTATCGGTGCAAAAGTTCCATATAATTATCCAATACTATTAGAGGATCAGGAAAGTTTATTTGGCTATTTACGTTATACTGATGAGATGATTGAAACAATGATCGCTAATGTTGCTACTGATGTTATGTATGTTAAAGATGATGTTGGTTTCATTTATTTTCCAGGTTGGGTAAATCAAATTGGTGAAATGAAACCAGGCGAAGGCTATTATTGTAAACTCGTTTCTAATCCATCAAATCCAGTTACATTAATTTATCCAAATACTGTAACGAAAACTTATAATTTGCCAATGGAAAAACCTGAAATTTCATATTATCAGGACTATTTCAAAACATATAATACAATGGGCTTAGGCATACCTATAGATTCATGGGATTATATACCTGATCATGGTGATGAAATCGGTGTTTTCGATTCTCAGGGCAATCTATGTGGGGCAGCAGTTTTCGAAAGCAAGAATATTATATTTTTAGTTCATGGAGATGATAAAAGTTCAAATATAAAGGAAGGGCTTAATGAAAATGAAAAATTCGCTATAAAAGTTTATAATTCATTTTCCGGTATAGAACGAGAATTTAAAGTTCCCGAATGGATTGAAGGTAGCGAAAAATATGAAAATGATGGAATAAGTATTGCAGGAAAAATGCAAGAAATTGTTCCGGAATCTGTAGTTTTTTATCCGATTTCTCCAAATCCTTGCAAAGACAATTTTAAAATAAATTTCTACCTTCTAAAAAAAGAATCTATAAAAGTTAATTTATTTGATATGTTTGGATCAAAGATAGATAATATTATTTCAAAGGAATTGACAAAAGGATATCATTCCTATAACTATCAGCTTGGTTCTCTTTCACCAGGCACATATCTAATTAAACTTTCATCAAAAAGTTATAATACTACAAAAAAAATCGTGATATTGTAA